Genomic DNA from Bemisia tabaci chromosome 2, PGI_BMITA_v3:
GTCATGAGTCCATTCATCCAAGAAGCCACGGTTCCAAGGGAgcaataatagaaaaaaaaaaaattcctgccAAATAGGCACTTTCTGGAACCTCTCTCTTTCTGCAAACGAATTATTCTGAACTCTTTATGGTTTGATTGTTTTAGGGTTCGGTATTTTTATAGGATGTATAGAATAAAGATCTTATAAATCTCTTTGGAATGATAATATATAAAAGAAAACCACCTTTGCATGAACCACCCTCATATTTAttagattttattttcttaaactttctCATAGTATGTTTCATGAATGTAAATTAATGTCAACTTCCAATATTGTTCCAATCACTGATTCCCGATtattaatatatttaaaacaaaaatagatgtatttttttcattccctTCCCATTTTCAAGTGACTCAGAAACTTATTTTCCGACAATATATTGAATAGACAGGATAGCTGTTGGCTGGTGATTTTACCGATGTTGGTTAAAATTCAGTATACAACTAAAACtctcattacagagggaaaTAATAGCTCTGTACGTtcataaataattttgaatgattttccttcaaaacagCTATCTTatcgttcaaaatattttttcttgacttgCATTTTTTCACGAGAGAAAATTTGGGACTACATGAATCCAAACTTACTGACAGTAGAGTccacgcacttttagactgtcATCTTGATACATGCATTAACTTTAAATGCTAAGCTGACGTCAAATGATTTTCTATAGCAGTCTAAAATTGCGTAAATTTGGCAAGAACTCtaactatttttcaaaatgcaacttGGTACGTTTCTACTGAGCTtggtttattttcatttatatgTCTCAGCATAAGCCGCAACATGACTGGAAATGATAGATTGTTGGAGAAATAAActggaggaaagaaaaagagacaaaattcaaacaacaaattgttttatttttccagttttaaataaaaagaaaagaattctGGAATGATTTTAAGTTTTATAAAATCTTACGAAAAGATGCgaggataaaaaaattgtcagaaagTACAAAGAGACTGAGAAATGCAACAAACTCTGCCTGCAAAGCGAAGACCACCTGCACATTGgttttaaaaagagagagaggagggaAGGAGAGAGCTACAGCTTCAAGGGTAATATTCAGCCTCGATGATACTTTTAAATGCATTTAAATGACAAAACTTACGATGCACAAGTCACTCAAATTCACCCTTGAACATATTACAAACTTTCTTGAGAACAGGAAGCAGATCTTATTATAAACCGatacaattttataaataataattaaattaaactataaaataaaacaataaagaTAACAATCATATTTTGGTTTCGTAAATTAAGGTCATTCCTGTAAATTTAAGTGACTGAGGTAAAAAATTGTGCGGAAGTAGTCATGATGTCAAGAAAGGTGGATAGTTACGCTTGCCTGATACTTTGAATTATTTGAAAGATAGCTGCAACAGaccaaagagaaaagaaaacattagatttttataaattaaaccTTTCTTCCTAAATTATTCTTAAAGGACTGGCTAAAATCTTCCAGAACTCAGAGAAGGGTTCCAATGGCCAACTTCCTGGATGCCTGAGGGGTCAATACGATTAGGCTCTTTTTCATCATCATGAGCTGTATCGTGAATCGACAGGAACCATCACACATTCTTTACAGTGAAAGAGTGAGAGAGATAAAGGATTCCACTTGAAGAGCCCTTCTGTGTTTATGTGTTTAAGTGAGGAATTTCTCACCAGATGCACAACGCAATTTATTCAACAACCAGAAAAAAGTGCGTAGCACTTTTGGAAAAGCCTAAGTAAAATGGGGAGAATCCTTTGAGTTGAGTGAAGAGATTACTTTTCAagatttcttacatgaaaaatcatttttttgatATGTCCTCTAAAGCAGtactagaaaaaaacacataattttaaatcatgagttattatacttttttttttttaagtgattaATGATACTTATTATAAAAATCAGAATAGGTACTTCAATAAACATATAGCAAAAGTGTCAGCTGTTTACCTGAGCCACAAACAACGAATACAAATAGTGCTAGTAACCAAGGTCCGACTGGATATTTGTCATCCAAAGGTTTCTGGaacaaaaaaaagcaaaataaaaccTTAGATTCTTGAAAAAAGAGGCTGTGAGTGCAGTACACAGAGAGGGTAAAATTGAATGCCACTGGTAGAAAGCCTctgaattttgatgagaattttggttgaaaatcCGAAGTCTTCAGGATCCAGCTCTCTCATAGAAGAGAGTTGAGTGTTGATTATCAACTTACATAAATTATACTGACCTTATGTATTATACCTTTCACCCTTGTCCTGAATGGAACCATTCAGTTATTCTGGTAAGTACGCATCATTCATGTTTGGGCTCAAACTGCTCCTACTTCGAGaagctttttaaagttttgatgaGCTACTGCTGAAAGAATATGCTTCATGTTAAtttgttgttttgttgttgtcgtaatattttcatttgttatTGACCTGTATAACGGCTGTAATTCCAGCTTTTATGTACGAGaatttgagaataaaataaagtaCTTTCTGtggagaaatttgaaaaaaggaagCCAACTTGGGTGGGCCAAATAATAATGAGGAAAtactgaaaagtaaaaaatttatgagaaattcatATGCACATTTCAAAGACAGCTCAGCAAACTCAAGAAATCTCAAGACGGATATGAGTTCTAACCacttaaattttgaatatttcttcatttATGACGGAGTTGTACAGTCATTCAATCTCTAAAACTGCACCCTATTATATGTCACTTAAACAGAGGAGTGGAGAGAACTATCTACTGGGCAGATTGTGTTCTTAGTTCACAATGGAGGTAAAAGCATTCTATATTTCATCCTAGCGAATTCTGGCTATCTCCCTGCCCAGCGCTAGatatggggagggggggatctCTCCAAAAACTAATACATCCGGTGAGTACAAAGGTGGTAACTTAGTGCAGGACAGGTAGAATGTCTGAAATGGGGGAGTAGTCACATATGAAGTGATTACTTACAAATACCTCCTTCTTTGGGTGTGTGGAGTGTAGACCAGACTCGACGCAGTAAGTTTTAATACATATCGGTTGCTCTTTCTTGTGAGGATTGGATATTTTAATGcttaatttgtacaaaaatgtaACTATGTGCAATGGAAATAGTACTTCCTTAATGAACGAAGTTTGTAATTTCATGCTGAATCAAAAAATAGGCGCAGAGTCCTCACAACCTGAATCTCTCTGCGTACTTccgaagagagaaagagagtaTACTACCACATGATGCATTTTGCTTCCTTCATTTGAATGGTTGAGGCTCCTCTAGACAATCATTGGTGCAGTACTTTCCAAAATGGGATTCCCCCCTAAGACCTCCGCTGTGAGTTTTTCAAAGCTATTGATGTGGCTAAGGCACCATCGGAGAAAGTACCTTGAGGAGAGCTTTAGACTTACTTCTTCGCTACGAATGCTCGTCTTCTAAAAATGATTGAAAGTTATACactgaataaataaattagTGTGGAAGTACTCAGTTGAGAGCAAATAAGCCGACCTTACTGAAAAAAAGCATACTCACAGATGATTTGGGTACATTTCCTCGCTGGGTGACGTTTTTGCTGGCCTTCTCGTTGGCGATACGCATCCTTTGTTTGGGAGCCAtggtaaatttaaatttttgtttattcaCAGCAAACTACACGAAATTTCCTGAACCCTAGCTTTAGCAAAGTAATGTATCCATGAATGCACTTTTGAAGTGTCAAAAATTTCGACGTGTGTCGAGTGTCGACGTCAACGCTTTCACCAGACATCGGTACGTGTCGTTTTGGTGAATGTTGAGTGGTGTATTTGAAAAGTCAATGTTGCCAGATGTACAAGAAAAACAGggcaaaattaaaaacaattttaacctCAAATTATTATCTGGAGTTTTCCAAAAAGAATTTATCGAACTCGGAGAAGCGCATCGAAGTTCATTCGAAGTTCTATAGAAGCTTGCTGTGAATTatattttcctaactttttcgtAACTTTAAACACTTTTTTCTACCCGTTCATTCACTGTGctcttttttgtgtgtgtgtaaaTAAGTCTGcagtgaaaattattttgacccAAGAGAGTTGTTCTATGCCTTCAAGTTTTGTATTTGTAGTTGTAACATGGAGAGTTACCCTATAATTTGTCAATATTTGTTCTGCAAATCAATCCTCGTTTTATCAATTGTTACATTATCAACTCCGATCAAACCTTATCAACCTGATGACAAGTCCTTCTCGACCAAAATAAAGGCGGACACATGCCCTTCCCCTGTGAAAAACTATTTTGACTCGTCAACAAGTATATCAAAGTTTTGTGATTTTAGTGCTTCTTTTCCCTATTATTCTGACGATCAACCATTATTCTGTAATGGGTTATTTGATCTGCATTCTTCTCTCTGTGCTGTTCTTGCTTCAACGAACAACAGCTTTGGAGACTCTCCCACTAACAGTTTAGTTGTCAATCAGACAGAGAATGTAGCCGATTTTTGCAAGAAATGGAAAACTCAGTCTGAGGAGGGACTTACATCGGAGTTATTCAACCAACATAGCTTTTCAGTTATCACCAAAAAATGCCGTCGCGTGTGTGGAACCATAGAGGCAGAGGAAAAAGTTAAACAAATGTGCCCTTTGTTGCTGAGAGGCTCTCAAATTCTATTGGAAATGCGAAAACTATCCCAGGAATCAGATTTAAGtaagtttaatttatttgttccTATTCAACTTTGTGGGGCTGGATTTATGTGGAGGTGTTGCCAGCTAAGTTagtatttgttaattttttattgtctCGTACAATAAACCAATTTTCCTCCCTGAGCGTTGATAATCATACCATGGTCAATCCTTGGTTACCTACTCCTTGAATCAACTGCATCTTAGTCGCTTCCAAATGGAAAGCTAACAATTATCAACTTAGCAAACACCACCTCTAGGAATTTTGAGCCCCTAGATGCAGGTGGTGCTCCGGGAATGCAAGATCCTGGAAAGGAAGGGGGTTTGGTGGTCAAATTACTAGGAGTCAAGGCAATTAGATTAAAGAGAGTAATTGAAATGGCATTTTTGACTGCCCAAAGAATTGCAACTTTTGATCTCAGGGAGGAC
This window encodes:
- the LOC109041853 gene encoding stress-associated endoplasmic reticulum protein 2; translation: MAPKQRMRIANEKASKNVTQRGNVPKSSKPLDDKYPVGPWLLALFVFVVCGSAIFQIIQSIRQA